A stretch of Deltaproteobacteria bacterium DNA encodes these proteins:
- a CDS encoding B12-binding domain-containing radical SAM protein, which yields MANSKGIIAGKVVLVALWIATRFPFLRRFLQMLRPFVTAFLYRGGHGDYLIMLRSEKYKGTDVAIIQAPGWGVNTPPLAIARLTAYLRVNGMRVMPVDVNAVMYRDNKDRYPDGWKDSVDYFWTNPAVVEMFLGDNKAILDAYLDAIVESGVKVAGFSVYTSSLAMSIYMAKELKKRKKDIVTVFGGAAVSVFMGGMEMMKENDCVDVVVEGEGEVTLLEIVKDAREGRGLRAYAGAAARINGIIKEGPPRELIKDLDTLPFADFSDYDFFMYREPFKLPLESCRGCVNRCIFCNERTFWKKYRFRSGDALYEEIKYQTAKYPHVTYIEFHDSLCNGNIRELERMCNRLMEDGARFFWGGQAIVRKEMTYDLLVKLKKSGCVTLAYGLESTSKTVLARMGKVFSRDADIDRLMRDSYKAGVGAGLNFMFGFPGETDAEAEENVEFLRRNAPYIFAVNPSSAFFLVCPGTEAYMYPEKFGIDLSKGGWYWDSVDGKNTYLKRLERFERFISEVHRLKIPCTYPHATMINRNEVIANYYYHIGGYGEAIPYYEESIRSESDDRIKRAKLAESRERVGLKIGAKEERRTVA from the coding sequence ATGGCGAATTCGAAAGGTATTATAGCAGGCAAGGTGGTTCTCGTAGCCCTCTGGATCGCTACCAGGTTTCCGTTTCTGCGTAGGTTCTTGCAGATGCTTAGGCCCTTTGTCACGGCATTCCTTTACAGGGGCGGACATGGCGATTACCTCATCATGCTCCGTTCCGAGAAGTATAAAGGGACAGACGTAGCCATAATACAGGCTCCGGGGTGGGGAGTGAACACGCCGCCGCTGGCGATAGCGAGGCTTACGGCATACTTAAGGGTAAACGGTATGCGTGTCATGCCGGTAGATGTGAATGCCGTTATGTACCGAGATAATAAAGACCGCTATCCCGACGGATGGAAAGACAGTGTGGATTATTTTTGGACCAATCCCGCAGTAGTCGAAATGTTCCTCGGGGATAATAAGGCAATCCTCGATGCCTATCTCGACGCCATCGTCGAGAGCGGGGTCAAGGTCGCAGGGTTTAGCGTTTATACGAGCTCGCTTGCCATGAGCATATATATGGCAAAGGAGCTTAAGAAGCGCAAAAAAGATATAGTCACTGTTTTCGGCGGTGCTGCGGTGAGTGTTTTTATGGGCGGCATGGAAATGATGAAGGAAAATGATTGTGTCGACGTGGTAGTCGAGGGCGAAGGCGAGGTCACGCTTCTTGAGATAGTAAAAGATGCCAGGGAGGGGCGCGGCCTGCGAGCGTATGCCGGAGCCGCCGCGCGCATTAACGGCATTATAAAGGAAGGGCCACCGCGCGAACTTATAAAAGACCTCGATACCTTGCCCTTTGCGGATTTTTCGGATTACGATTTTTTTATGTACCGCGAGCCGTTCAAGTTGCCGCTCGAGTCGTGCAGGGGGTGCGTTAACAGATGTATATTCTGTAACGAGCGTACTTTCTGGAAAAAATACAGGTTCAGGAGCGGCGACGCTCTATACGAAGAAATAAAATATCAGACAGCGAAGTATCCGCACGTAACGTACATAGAGTTCCACGATAGCTTATGCAACGGCAACATACGCGAACTCGAGCGCATGTGTAATCGTCTCATGGAGGACGGTGCGCGTTTTTTCTGGGGCGGGCAGGCCATCGTGAGAAAGGAAATGACATACGACTTGCTCGTTAAGCTCAAAAAGTCCGGCTGCGTAACGCTTGCCTACGGCCTTGAGTCGACTTCTAAAACAGTGCTTGCGCGGATGGGCAAGGTGTTTTCGAGGGATGCCGACATAGACAGGCTGATGCGCGATTCCTACAAGGCAGGTGTCGGTGCGGGTCTTAACTTCATGTTCGGCTTTCCGGGGGAGACGGATGCCGAGGCAGAGGAGAACGTGGAGTTTTTGCGCAGGAACGCTCCGTACATATTTGCCGTAAATCCGAGTTCGGCGTTTTTCCTGGTATGTCCGGGGACAGAGGCCTATATGTATCCGGAAAAGTTTGGGATAGATCTTTCGAAGGGCGGATGGTATTGGGATTCTGTCGACGGCAAGAATACGTATTTGAAAAGGCTTGAAAGGTTCGAGCGGTTTATCTCAGAGGTGCATAGGCTCAAGATACCGTGCACGTATCCACACGCAACGATGATAAATCGTAATGAAGTTATAGCCAATTATTATTACCACATTGGCGGGTATGGCGAGGCCATACCGTATTACGAGGAATCGATAAGAAGCGAATCGGATGACAGGATAAAACGCGCCAAACTTGCTGAGAGCAGGGAAAGGGTGGGTTTGAAGATCGGCGCAAAAGAAGAGCGCCGCACGGTCGCATGA
- a CDS encoding glycosyltransferase family 4 protein, translating to MKIAMVTPFLPAPATGGKKIMLDIIRGLVVNNEIYLFSRVEPHEGHDVRELEKYCKAVYGYGFETPKERTLWNVFRIIASYRSLAKLVRSVLKKLEVDVVVVSFTDLGFFLHKTGGVGVPMVLDTHDVNTLVAARRLAASRGWGRKLRGYVWFVLSKWAESYTTNRFDLLTARSDADASALKDIADVPVVAVRQPVDAVRVPVPRKDREPHTLLFVGAMHRELNVSYMRYFYCDVLPLIRKKSPDTVFYMVGGGVPAEFEEWAKRDGEFKVTGFVDDVSSFYNRAAVFVSPILIGGGIMVKNLEAMAHGIPVVTTTFGNEGVGAVNGHDILVADTAESFADAVLRLLNDANLYDMISRNSVEFIRNNFAKDVVIRNTEDAYRQAITRYKNCEAGQ from the coding sequence ATGAAGATAGCGATGGTTACGCCATTTCTTCCGGCCCCCGCGACAGGCGGAAAGAAGATAATGCTAGATATAATCAGGGGGCTTGTCGTAAATAACGAGATATATCTTTTTAGTAGAGTTGAGCCTCACGAAGGCCACGATGTAAGGGAATTGGAAAAGTACTGCAAGGCCGTATATGGGTACGGGTTTGAAACGCCTAAGGAAAGAACGCTGTGGAATGTTTTTAGAATAATAGCTTCGTACCGTTCTTTGGCGAAGCTGGTGCGAAGCGTTCTGAAAAAATTGGAAGTTGACGTGGTGGTGGTGTCATTTACAGATCTCGGTTTTTTTCTTCATAAGACCGGCGGTGTAGGCGTGCCCATGGTACTCGATACGCATGATGTAAACACGCTTGTGGCGGCACGCAGGCTCGCTGCATCACGCGGCTGGGGGCGGAAGTTACGGGGGTATGTGTGGTTTGTGCTTTCCAAGTGGGCCGAGTCATACACGACTAATAGATTCGATCTGTTGACGGCGCGTTCCGATGCCGATGCGTCGGCCTTGAAAGACATTGCCGACGTACCGGTCGTTGCTGTCAGGCAGCCTGTGGACGCGGTAAGAGTGCCTGTGCCGAGAAAGGATAGAGAGCCCCATACGCTATTGTTCGTCGGGGCGATGCACAGGGAATTGAACGTCTCGTACATGAGATATTTTTATTGCGATGTATTGCCGCTAATAAGAAAAAAATCTCCGGATACGGTTTTTTATATGGTTGGAGGAGGTGTGCCTGCGGAGTTCGAGGAGTGGGCGAAGCGGGATGGGGAATTTAAGGTGACAGGGTTTGTGGATGATGTAAGCAGTTTTTATAATCGTGCCGCAGTTTTTGTTTCGCCCATACTGATAGGCGGCGGTATAATGGTGAAAAATCTCGAGGCCATGGCGCATGGCATACCGGTTGTGACGACTACTTTCGGGAACGAGGGGGTTGGGGCCGTAAACGGACACGATATTCTAGTTGCCGATACTGCCGAGAGTTTTGCCGATGCCGTGTTGAGATTGTTGAACGATGCGAACTTGTACGACATGATTTCCAGGAATTCCGTTGAATTTATAAGAAATAATTTCGCTAAAGATGTTGTAATAAGGAATACGGAAGACGCTTACCGTCAGGCGATTACGCGCTATAAAAACTGCGAGGCGGGACAATGA